A window of Sphingobacterium sp. SRCM116780 contains these coding sequences:
- a CDS encoding arylsulfatase, with protein MKRIFSIVYLTVGLTTLGMAQQKKPNIILILADDLGYSDLGAYGAEIATPNLDRLASEGLRLQEFYNNSICAPTRASLLTGQYQHKAGVGYFSNDLGLPAYQGYINQESLTIAEVLKENGYTTITSGKWHVSGKGTSLPWQRGFDLVFPKDEKSSDSGAPTFRDGKTDSLGYPLSASFSTNLINQHALTFLDQVKDDKKPFFLYLAHTAPHWPLVALPEDIAKYKGKYDRGWEVIRQERFVRQKQLGLIPSDTKLSVRDEDIYDWDRLSYDQRQLWAKKMEVYAAMVDRLDQSIGQLIQKLKDNGQLDNTLIVFLSDNGAPAEDLVKWHHGARINTGTVGTLGSYESQSKNWSYASNTPYKAFKDYTYEGGINTAFIAWFPNRIQANTIKHGVGHIIDLAPTFYELAGAKYPKTYKGVTPNPLKGKSLLPVLFDEKSQIERPEGLFWERAGNRAARIGKWKLVSTWPSYKWELYNLETDPTEIKDVAGQNHDVVSQLSQAYFRWAKENDVVDFAELEEREPASMKEFRKSKLQEIAAPAVRF; from the coding sequence ATGAAAAGAATATTTTCAATAGTATACTTAACTGTTGGTCTTACTACTTTAGGTATGGCACAGCAAAAAAAACCGAATATCATCTTAATCCTAGCAGATGACCTAGGATATTCGGATTTAGGAGCATATGGTGCAGAGATAGCAACACCCAATCTCGATCGTTTAGCATCGGAAGGACTTCGGTTACAGGAATTTTATAACAATTCTATCTGTGCACCTACAAGAGCTTCGTTATTGACAGGTCAATACCAACATAAAGCAGGAGTGGGTTATTTTTCTAATGATTTAGGTCTCCCAGCTTATCAAGGCTATATCAATCAAGAGTCTTTGACCATTGCTGAAGTTTTGAAAGAAAACGGATATACGACGATCACTTCAGGAAAGTGGCACGTGTCAGGAAAAGGAACGAGTCTTCCATGGCAGCGTGGATTTGATCTTGTTTTTCCAAAGGATGAAAAGAGTTCGGACTCAGGAGCTCCTACTTTCAGGGATGGTAAAACTGACTCACTCGGATATCCATTGTCGGCTTCCTTTTCTACAAATCTGATTAATCAGCATGCATTGACATTTTTGGATCAGGTCAAAGATGATAAAAAACCATTTTTTCTCTACTTGGCTCATACAGCCCCACATTGGCCTTTAGTGGCATTACCAGAAGATATTGCAAAATATAAAGGAAAATATGATCGGGGATGGGAGGTGATTCGTCAAGAAAGATTTGTCCGTCAAAAACAGCTGGGATTAATTCCTTCTGATACGAAGTTATCGGTACGTGATGAAGATATCTATGATTGGGATCGATTATCGTATGATCAACGTCAATTATGGGCAAAGAAAATGGAGGTCTATGCAGCAATGGTGGATCGGTTAGATCAAAGCATTGGACAATTAATTCAAAAGCTTAAAGATAATGGACAACTGGACAATACGTTGATTGTATTCTTATCGGATAATGGTGCTCCTGCCGAAGATTTGGTAAAATGGCATCATGGTGCTCGAATAAACACAGGAACAGTGGGTACGTTAGGTTCTTATGAGTCACAAAGTAAGAACTGGTCGTATGCTTCCAATACGCCTTACAAAGCTTTTAAGGACTATACCTATGAAGGTGGAATCAATACCGCTTTTATTGCTTGGTTTCCAAATCGGATACAGGCCAATACCATTAAACATGGGGTAGGACATATTATTGATTTGGCTCCTACATTCTACGAGCTTGCGGGTGCAAAATATCCGAAAACATATAAAGGTGTCACTCCAAATCCGTTAAAGGGTAAAAGCCTGTTACCCGTTTTATTTGATGAGAAAAGTCAAATTGAAAGACCTGAGGGATTATTTTGGGAAAGAGCTGGTAATCGTGCTGCTCGTATAGGAAAGTGGAAACTAGTTTCTACATGGCCTTCTTATAAATGGGAACTCTATAATTTGGAAACAGATCCTACAGAAATTAAAGATGTCGCTGGGCAAAATCACGATGTCGTATCACAATTATCACAAGCTTATTTCAGATGGGCGAAAGAAAATGATGTGGTTGATTTTGCTGAACTTGAAGAGCGGGAACCAGCATCCATGAAAGAGTTTAGAAAAAGTAAGTTACAAGAGATTGCAGCCCCTGCAGTCCGATTTTAA
- a CDS encoding arylsulfatase: protein MKRNYYLLILLLSLNSLGGWAQDKRPNVVLILVDDLGFSDIEPYGATDVHTPNLTELANQGTRFQEFYNNSICAPTRASLLTGQYSHKAGIGYFNVNLGLPAYQGFLNKESPTLAEVLQQAGYSTIISGKWHVGDDYDQWPAQRGFERSFNFVGGASNFYEINDVDKTTVPLYRNNKAFYLPKDRYLTDEITDQAIGFLKEQQKDKKPFFLYLAFNAPHWPLQVPEEETQKYKGAYDIGWDSLRTKRYENAIQHGVFPSGQDITAKDTTIQEWKKLTYDEQQYWKRRQQVYAGMIDRVDQSIGKIRQTLKELHVDNNTVIIFLSDNGAQGGDRARIYTARNSGPVGSPGSYDIQNSNWSQTGNSPLRSYKDNPYEGGIGAPFIVWYPKEVKANVIKRGTGHLIDIAPTLYDYAQAKYPSKNDEVATNKLPGVSLRTLLKTDQGQVDRKQALCWERAGNRAVRYGKWKLVATYQKGNKAELYNIDEDRAENHNLATQYPEVVKQLEELYTVWARENNVVNYERIKTQSSFR from the coding sequence ATGAAAAGAAATTACTATTTACTGATACTCTTACTTTCCCTGAATTCTTTAGGGGGATGGGCTCAGGATAAACGACCTAACGTTGTCTTGATTTTGGTGGATGATCTGGGATTCTCCGATATTGAACCTTATGGTGCAACCGATGTCCATACCCCTAATTTAACGGAATTAGCGAATCAGGGAACACGTTTCCAAGAGTTTTACAACAACTCCATTTGTGCACCTACACGAGCCTCTTTGTTGACAGGACAGTATTCCCATAAAGCTGGAATTGGGTACTTCAATGTTAATCTTGGACTTCCTGCTTATCAAGGTTTCCTCAATAAAGAATCACCGACATTGGCAGAGGTACTGCAACAAGCGGGTTATTCGACTATTATATCAGGTAAATGGCACGTTGGTGACGATTATGACCAATGGCCAGCACAACGTGGTTTTGAGCGTTCATTCAATTTTGTTGGGGGAGCATCTAACTTCTATGAGATTAACGATGTAGATAAAACTACAGTGCCATTATATAGAAACAATAAAGCATTCTACCTACCCAAGGACCGTTACCTGACAGATGAAATCACAGATCAAGCGATTGGTTTTTTAAAGGAACAACAAAAGGATAAAAAGCCGTTCTTTTTATATTTAGCTTTCAATGCCCCTCATTGGCCACTACAGGTTCCAGAAGAGGAAACTCAAAAATATAAAGGAGCATACGATATTGGCTGGGATAGTTTGCGTACCAAACGGTATGAAAATGCTATTCAACATGGTGTATTTCCCTCTGGACAGGATATTACAGCAAAGGATACGACGATTCAGGAATGGAAAAAGCTGACCTACGATGAACAACAATACTGGAAACGTAGACAACAGGTATATGCAGGAATGATTGATCGTGTGGATCAAAGTATTGGAAAGATTCGTCAGACATTGAAAGAACTTCATGTGGATAATAACACCGTGATCATTTTCTTATCTGATAACGGTGCGCAGGGAGGTGATCGTGCACGGATCTATACGGCGAGAAATTCGGGACCTGTAGGATCACCTGGTTCTTATGACATACAGAATAGCAATTGGTCACAGACGGGAAATTCACCATTGCGAAGCTATAAGGACAATCCTTATGAGGGTGGAATTGGAGCTCCGTTTATCGTGTGGTATCCAAAGGAAGTGAAAGCGAATGTAATCAAAAGAGGTACTGGACATTTGATTGATATCGCACCTACATTATATGATTACGCACAGGCGAAATATCCAAGTAAGAACGATGAAGTTGCAACGAATAAACTTCCAGGTGTTAGTTTACGTACTTTGTTGAAAACGGATCAGGGACAGGTGGATCGTAAGCAGGCCTTATGTTGGGAACGTGCCGGTAATCGTGCTGTACGTTACGGAAAATGGAAATTGGTCGCTACTTATCAAAAAGGTAATAAAGCGGAATTGTATAATATCGATGAAGATCGAGCTGAAAATCATAACCTAGCAACTCAATATCCAGAAGTCGTAAAACAGTTAGAGGAACTGTACACAGTATGGGCTCGAGAGAATAATGTCGTTAACTATGAACGTATCAAAACACAATCCTCATTTCGCTAA
- a CDS encoding thioredoxin domain-containing protein, whose protein sequence is MRIFKIIFLTLFVSVGIAAKAQNPSNNTVVKTEKKDFRTKADLFYQKINEQQEPQILDARTEEEFEQAHLPKAIQVDPAIDGYEKAFDRLIKNSPVFIYSIQTGRSTKIANLLKDQGFENIYVLSPGISAWIGAGYPVVASANNRNRIVLNDFKTALKSQQYVLVDYGSNYCAPCKKVIPVLDSLNRTSNNKIKTIQVQIDANPEIIKEFKITTLPTIILYKDGTPVWEKIGIPSVTEIIEASITK, encoded by the coding sequence ATGAGAATATTTAAAATAATATTTCTGACACTATTTGTAAGTGTAGGAATTGCTGCAAAAGCACAAAATCCATCCAACAATACAGTCGTAAAAACAGAGAAAAAAGATTTTCGGACGAAAGCAGATTTATTTTATCAAAAAATAAACGAACAGCAAGAACCACAAATTTTAGATGCTCGTACTGAGGAAGAGTTTGAACAGGCACATTTACCGAAGGCGATTCAAGTTGATCCTGCTATTGATGGATATGAAAAAGCATTTGATCGACTGATTAAAAATAGTCCTGTATTCATTTATTCTATTCAAACGGGTAGATCGACTAAAATCGCCAATTTATTAAAAGATCAAGGTTTCGAAAATATTTACGTCTTGTCTCCTGGTATTTCAGCATGGATTGGAGCTGGTTATCCAGTTGTGGCATCGGCTAATAATAGGAATAGAATTGTATTGAATGATTTCAAAACAGCATTGAAATCACAGCAATATGTTTTGGTAGACTATGGCTCAAATTATTGCGCTCCATGTAAAAAGGTCATTCCAGTGTTAGATTCACTTAATAGAACCTCGAACAATAAGATTAAAACCATCCAAGTTCAAATAGATGCTAATCCTGAAATTATAAAAGAATTTAAAATAACCACTTTACCAACAATTATCCTTTATAAAGACGGAACTCCGGTTTGGGAAAAAATAGGTATCCCTAGTGTGACAGAAATAATTGAGGCAAGTATTACAAAATAA
- a CDS encoding tetratricopeptide repeat protein — protein sequence MKRNFLNMNLKSIKLGLLTGAFAFMALSSHAQTAKQEEHANPNVRLGQKALLDGDFKNAAVYLEKALPAESKDANVLYMLGYSQFQNGEFKKSAESFGKVVALDGKNANGYYFKGKANNNLATQTSTKLSSSARETLLKSAIEDYSKAIALNASDVKLFQNRALAYRDYGILVGTSGVANYNKVAATDAYNNAVKDYEKVLTFDASRKDIQTEIKKAKIYRDNLK from the coding sequence ATGAAACGTAATTTTTTAAATATGAATCTTAAATCGATTAAATTAGGCTTATTAACTGGTGCATTTGCATTTATGGCACTTTCTAGTCATGCACAAACGGCAAAACAAGAAGAACATGCGAATCCAAATGTTCGCTTAGGTCAAAAAGCGCTATTAGATGGAGACTTCAAAAATGCTGCTGTTTACTTAGAAAAAGCATTACCAGCTGAAAGTAAAGATGCAAACGTATTATATATGTTAGGTTATTCGCAATTTCAAAATGGCGAATTCAAGAAATCTGCAGAATCCTTTGGCAAAGTTGTTGCCTTGGACGGTAAAAATGCAAATGGTTATTATTTCAAAGGTAAAGCTAATAATAATTTAGCGACACAAACATCGACTAAATTAAGCAGCTCTGCACGTGAAACTTTGTTAAAATCGGCTATTGAAGATTATTCTAAGGCTATTGCTTTAAATGCAAGTGATGTAAAATTATTTCAAAATAGAGCATTGGCATACCGAGATTATGGTATTTTAGTTGGAACGTCAGGTGTTGCTAATTATAATAAAGTGGCGGCTACAGACGCTTATAATAATGCCGTTAAAGACTATGAAAAAGTTTTAACTTTTGATGCTTCTCGTAAAGACATTCAAACAGAGATCAAAAAAGCTAAAATATATCGCGATAATTTAAAATAG
- a CDS encoding DUF4783 domain-containing protein yields the protein MKKIIFFISLSICMSIHLFASDERRDNPIFNLNNLSIDFSSDINDALLSQLKVGNAKNIARYFASSMTLSILNEDGLYSKFQAEMLLNDFFSKNKPNSVKLLQKITNNSNYNYYVYSLSSNKSLFRIFVKVSSAKNAETIEEFRVEKQAAK from the coding sequence ATGAAAAAGATTATATTTTTTATTAGCCTTTCTATATGCATGAGCATACACTTATTTGCTAGTGACGAAAGAAGAGATAACCCTATTTTTAATTTAAATAACTTATCTATCGATTTTTCATCAGATATCAATGATGCCCTTTTATCCCAATTAAAAGTAGGGAATGCTAAAAATATTGCCCGTTATTTTGCTTCTAGTATGACTTTGTCGATCCTGAATGAAGATGGTTTATATTCAAAGTTTCAAGCAGAAATGTTGTTAAATGATTTTTTTTCCAAAAACAAACCAAATTCTGTTAAACTATTGCAGAAAATAACAAATAATAGTAATTACAATTACTATGTGTACAGCCTGTCTAGTAACAAAAGCTTATTTAGAATTTTTGTTAAAGTGAGCTCTGCTAAAAATGCAGAAACAATTGAAGAATTCAGAGTTGAGAAACAAGCTGCTAAATAA
- the gpmI gene encoding 2,3-bisphosphoglycerate-independent phosphoglycerate mutase, producing MMEKKVALLILDGLGYGKQDQSDAAFAANTPYLDYLLANYPNSKLEASGEAVGLPEGQMGNSEVGHMNLGAGRVVYQELGRIHKAVRTGIFNTDITIQDAFKYALEKNKKVHLIGLLSDGGVHAHTSHLRGLCDAAKHAGLTSDQVFIHAFLDGRDTDPNSGLTYVKDLQAFLPQSVGTLASAIGRYYAMDRDNRWERVKLAYDLLVHGTGTASKDLAASIQTSYEQEVTDEFVKPIVLTNDNNQPITTIQDGDVVICFNFRTDRGREITIALTQKAFPEYDLKPLDLYYVTMTSYDETFKNVKVIFHKDNLTNTLGEILAANHKTQVRIAETEKYPHVTFFFSGGREQEFEGEHRLLVPSPKVATYDLQPEMSAQGITNAIIKDIEDVQPDFICLNFANPDMVGHTGVFNAVVKAVETVDQCTKQVVEKGLPYGYSFIIIADHGNSEFMLNEDGSVNTAHTTNLVPCILIDKDYKTVKDGKLGDIAPTILKLLQIEIPVEMDGEILVQD from the coding sequence ATTATGGAAAAAAAAGTAGCACTATTAATCCTTGACGGATTAGGATATGGGAAACAAGATCAATCTGATGCAGCATTTGCAGCCAACACTCCTTATTTGGATTATCTGTTGGCAAATTACCCCAATTCAAAATTAGAAGCATCAGGAGAAGCTGTTGGCCTACCTGAAGGTCAAATGGGTAACTCAGAAGTTGGGCACATGAATTTAGGCGCAGGTAGAGTTGTTTATCAAGAATTAGGACGTATACATAAAGCTGTTCGTACAGGTATATTTAATACGGATATCACGATTCAAGATGCTTTCAAATATGCTCTAGAAAAGAACAAGAAGGTTCATCTTATTGGTTTATTATCAGATGGTGGTGTACATGCCCACACGAGCCATTTACGTGGATTATGTGATGCTGCCAAACATGCTGGACTAACGTCAGATCAAGTATTTATCCATGCTTTTCTTGATGGTCGTGATACAGATCCCAATTCAGGATTAACATACGTTAAAGATTTACAAGCTTTTTTACCACAATCTGTAGGTACATTAGCTTCGGCTATCGGTCGTTACTATGCTATGGATCGTGATAACCGTTGGGAAAGAGTAAAATTGGCGTATGACTTATTGGTACATGGAACGGGTACTGCATCAAAAGATTTAGCAGCGTCTATTCAAACTTCTTATGAACAAGAAGTTACAGATGAGTTTGTAAAACCTATTGTTTTGACCAATGATAACAATCAGCCAATAACCACTATTCAGGATGGAGATGTGGTCATCTGTTTTAATTTCAGAACAGATCGTGGACGGGAAATTACAATTGCATTAACACAAAAGGCATTTCCAGAATACGACCTTAAGCCTTTAGATCTTTATTATGTGACCATGACTTCTTACGATGAAACATTTAAGAACGTCAAAGTTATTTTCCATAAAGACAATTTAACAAATACTTTAGGAGAGATTTTAGCAGCCAATCATAAAACACAAGTACGTATCGCAGAAACAGAAAAATACCCACATGTTACCTTCTTTTTCTCTGGAGGTCGCGAACAGGAATTTGAAGGAGAACATCGATTATTGGTGCCCTCTCCAAAAGTGGCAACCTATGATTTACAACCGGAGATGTCTGCGCAGGGAATCACAAATGCGATTATAAAAGATATAGAAGATGTTCAACCAGATTTTATCTGTTTGAATTTTGCAAATCCAGACATGGTCGGTCATACTGGAGTATTCAATGCTGTTGTTAAGGCTGTTGAAACAGTAGATCAATGTACGAAACAAGTTGTTGAGAAAGGTCTACCATATGGCTATTCGTTTATTATTATCGCAGACCACGGGAATTCAGAATTTATGTTAAATGAAGATGGTTCTGTCAATACTGCACATACGACAAATTTAGTTCCTTGTATTTTAATTGATAAAGATTATAAAACAGTTAAAGATGGTAAACTTGGAGATATCGCTCCTACTATCTTGAAATTATTACAGATAGAGATTCCAGTTGAAATGGATGGTGAGATATTGGTACAAGACTAA
- the nadC gene encoding carboxylating nicotinate-nucleotide diphosphorylase: MMEKKEYIKKFVKEAILEDVGDGDHTTLSTIPKDKIGEAKLIVKEDGILAGVEIALEIINQIDPTLIYEVLIQDGAAVKVGDIALFLKGKIHSILIAERLVLNVMQRMSGIATTTHRYVKLLEGTKTKVLDTRKTTPLIRFLEKEAVRIGGGTNHRFGLYDMILIKDNHVDYSGSITKALESANAYRDTLNKPIQIEIEVRNFDELNEVITFGRVDRIMLDNFSPEQVKKAVDIIAERFVTEASGGITEDTLQAYAATGVDYISVGALTHSFKSLDLSLKAKLI; encoded by the coding sequence ATGATGGAAAAAAAAGAATACATTAAAAAATTCGTCAAAGAAGCAATTCTGGAAGACGTAGGGGATGGAGATCATACGACTTTGTCCACTATTCCAAAGGACAAAATTGGGGAAGCTAAATTAATTGTAAAAGAAGATGGCATTTTAGCAGGGGTAGAGATTGCTTTAGAAATTATCAATCAAATAGATCCAACACTTATTTATGAAGTTCTTATTCAAGATGGAGCAGCAGTAAAAGTAGGGGATATTGCCTTATTTTTAAAAGGAAAAATACACAGTATTCTTATTGCAGAACGTTTAGTTTTAAATGTCATGCAACGCATGAGTGGAATTGCTACAACAACGCATCGTTATGTCAAGCTGTTGGAAGGAACCAAAACAAAAGTTCTAGATACAAGAAAAACAACCCCTTTAATTCGATTTTTAGAAAAAGAAGCTGTTCGGATTGGCGGTGGTACTAACCACAGGTTTGGTTTGTATGATATGATCTTAATTAAAGATAATCATGTGGATTATAGCGGTAGCATAACGAAGGCATTGGAAAGTGCAAATGCATATCGAGATACTTTAAATAAGCCAATTCAGATAGAAATTGAGGTTAGAAATTTTGATGAACTGAATGAAGTTATTACCTTTGGGCGGGTCGATCGTATCATGTTGGATAATTTCAGTCCTGAACAAGTAAAGAAAGCAGTTGATATTATTGCAGAAAGATTTGTAACTGAAGCTTCTGGAGGAATTACAGAAGATACTCTTCAGGCATATGCAGCAACAGGGGTAGATTATATTTCGGTAGGTGCGTTGACTCATTCTTTCAAGAGTTTGGACTTAAGTTTAAAAGCCAAATTAATTTAG
- the lon gene encoding endopeptidase La — protein MSKFETFDFNQAIPIISEDTEFFPLLSQQDEDEMRNAEIPESLSILSLRNTVLFPGVVIPITVGRDKSIKLVKEAYQGDKTIGVVAQKDMSLEDPTPDELYQVGTIAHIIKILQMPDGNTTVILQGKQRFKLLEAIQTEPYLKANVAPYKEEKPKVTKEFKALIATLKEMALQIIQLSPNLPSEAGIAIKNIESPTFLINFISSNINVDLIQKQQLLELLNAEEKARLLLELLTSEIQILELKNQIQNKVRIDLDKQQRDYFLNQQLKTIQEELGGNTPDLELVELKKRAAKKKWDEVVAKHFDKEIEKLARINPAAADYSVQINYLELLLDLPWNEFTKDNFDLNRAQKVLDKDHYGLDKVKQRIIEYLAVLKLKNNMKAPILCLVGPPGVGKTSLGKSIAKALGRKYTRMALGGVRDEAEIRGHRKTYIGAMPGRIIQSLKKAGAANPVFVLDEIDKMSADFKGDPSSALLEVLDPEQNTSFYDHYVEMEYDLSKVMFIATANSLNNIQPALLDRMEIIEVNGYTIEEKIEIAKKHLLPKQREAHGLTTKDITLKSKIIEKIIEDYTRESGVRGLEKKIGSTVRGVATRIVMEKEYNININDKDLVEILGAPIFDKDSYENNDVAGVVTGLAWTSVGGDILFIESSLSPGKGKMSLTGNLGDVMKESASIAMAYLRSHAEEFGIDYRLFDHWDVHIHVPAGATPKDGPSAGVTMLTALTSLFTQRKIKENLAMTGEITLRGKVLPVGGIKEKILAAKRANIKEIILCKSNQKDIEEIKESYIKDMKFNYVTEMSEVIKLGLLDKKVKNAKDLTQYLSTKN, from the coding sequence ATGAGCAAATTCGAAACATTTGATTTCAACCAAGCAATTCCCATCATTTCTGAAGATACCGAGTTCTTTCCTCTATTGAGTCAACAGGATGAAGATGAAATGAGAAATGCGGAAATTCCTGAATCATTATCAATTTTGTCTTTACGTAATACTGTTTTATTCCCTGGTGTTGTTATTCCGATTACTGTAGGTCGAGACAAATCCATCAAATTGGTCAAAGAGGCTTATCAAGGAGATAAAACAATTGGAGTTGTTGCACAAAAGGATATGTCTTTAGAGGATCCTACCCCTGATGAATTGTATCAAGTAGGTACCATTGCTCACATCATTAAAATACTACAAATGCCCGATGGCAATACAACTGTCATTTTGCAGGGTAAGCAACGTTTCAAATTATTGGAGGCTATCCAAACAGAGCCCTATTTAAAAGCGAATGTAGCGCCATATAAAGAAGAAAAACCTAAAGTAACAAAAGAGTTTAAAGCGCTTATTGCTACTTTAAAAGAAATGGCGCTTCAAATTATTCAATTATCACCCAATTTACCAAGCGAAGCTGGTATTGCTATAAAAAATATCGAAAGTCCGACTTTCTTGATTAATTTCATTTCTTCTAATATCAATGTAGATTTGATCCAAAAACAACAGTTGTTGGAATTATTAAATGCAGAAGAAAAAGCACGCTTATTATTGGAATTATTGACTTCTGAGATTCAAATTTTAGAATTAAAAAATCAGATTCAAAATAAGGTAAGAATAGATTTAGATAAACAGCAACGCGATTATTTTTTAAATCAACAATTAAAAACGATTCAAGAAGAATTAGGTGGTAACACACCTGACCTGGAGCTTGTCGAGTTGAAAAAAAGAGCAGCAAAGAAAAAATGGGATGAAGTGGTAGCTAAGCATTTCGACAAAGAAATCGAAAAATTAGCACGTATCAATCCTGCTGCTGCGGATTATTCCGTTCAGATTAATTATTTGGAATTATTGTTGGATCTTCCATGGAATGAATTTACCAAAGACAACTTTGACTTAAATCGAGCACAAAAAGTTTTAGATAAAGATCATTACGGTTTAGATAAAGTTAAGCAACGCATCATTGAGTATTTAGCTGTATTAAAGTTAAAAAACAACATGAAAGCACCAATTTTGTGTTTAGTAGGCCCCCCAGGAGTTGGTAAAACATCTTTAGGAAAATCTATTGCCAAAGCGTTGGGTAGAAAATACACCAGAATGGCCCTTGGAGGAGTGCGAGATGAAGCTGAAATTAGAGGACATCGCAAGACCTATATAGGTGCTATGCCAGGACGTATCATCCAATCGCTAAAAAAAGCAGGCGCAGCCAATCCGGTTTTCGTTCTAGATGAGATTGATAAGATGAGTGCTGATTTTAAAGGTGATCCTTCATCTGCATTATTGGAAGTCTTAGATCCTGAACAAAATACCAGTTTCTACGACCATTATGTAGAGATGGAATATGACTTATCAAAAGTAATGTTTATTGCAACAGCAAATTCATTAAATAATATTCAACCCGCTTTGTTGGATCGTATGGAGATTATTGAAGTAAATGGTTATACGATTGAAGAAAAGATTGAAATTGCTAAAAAACATTTGCTACCAAAACAACGAGAAGCACATGGTCTCACAACAAAAGACATTACCCTAAAATCAAAAATTATTGAAAAAATAATTGAAGACTATACCAGAGAATCTGGGGTACGTGGATTAGAGAAGAAAATTGGCTCTACGGTGAGAGGAGTGGCAACACGAATTGTTATGGAAAAAGAATATAATATCAACATCAACGATAAGGATTTGGTGGAGATATTGGGTGCTCCTATCTTTGATAAAGATAGCTATGAAAATAATGATGTAGCTGGTGTAGTAACTGGATTAGCATGGACTTCCGTTGGAGGTGATATCTTATTTATTGAATCAAGTTTGAGTCCTGGTAAAGGAAAAATGAGCTTGACGGGTAATTTAGGAGATGTTATGAAAGAATCAGCATCTATAGCAATGGCTTATTTGCGTTCACATGCTGAAGAATTTGGTATCGACTATCGTTTATTTGATCATTGGGATGTACACATTCACGTACCTGCCGGAGCAACACCAAAAGATGGACCATCAGCTGGTGTAACCATGCTAACTGCACTAACTTCTCTATTTACACAACGTAAAATCAAAGAAAATTTAGCCATGACAGGCGAGATTACATTACGTGGAAAAGTACTTCCTGTAGGTGGTATTAAAGAGAAAATATTGGCGGCTAAACGGGCGAATATTAAGGAAATCATCTTATGCAAATCGAATCAGAAAGATATAGAAGAAATTAAAGAAAGCTACATCAAAGACATGAAGTTTAATTATGTTACCGAAATGTCTGAAGTCATTAAATTAGGTCTATTAGATAAAAAGGTTAAAAATGCGAAAGATTTGACTCAATATTTAAGCACCAAAAATTAA